The following coding sequences are from one Sander lucioperca isolate FBNREF2018 chromosome 2, SLUC_FBN_1.2, whole genome shotgun sequence window:
- the f2rl2 gene encoding proteinase-activated receptor 3: MADLVPGLLICLMTVQTFQQDGNRTTTKMPTGAIPKTFKGRTYEHNQTNQLYPSTNPWLYVDSEDPVTDYTTGVLSTRVIPSSYILAMLVGIPANVYILTFLRLKTKSLSTVVLYLNLALSDLLLLLSLALRVHYHFNGNNWIFGEISCRFITALFYGNVYSSAQTIACISLKRYLAVVRPFLYRRLAKTTLAVWTCLVVWFLFGAAIVPELLVRQSYHVTQLEVTTCHDVLPLEEKSHSVLVPYRLMMVCLGFIVPFLICIYAHVAVVYHLGQSRCDWKPFIRVSTLVFIIFAVCFLPSGILHIAHYIRLFSSGDDRLYGYYRVAACLCCFHSCLDPFLCMLISKMAASELQFISLRGIPQRSTVMT, encoded by the exons ATGGCCGACCTTGTGCCAGGACTACTCATTTGTTTGATGACAGTTCAGACCTTTCAGCAGGATG GAAATAGGACCACAACTAAAATGCCAACTGGTGCGATACCAAAAACCTTCAAGGGGAGGACCTACGAACACAATCAAACAAACCAGCTCTATCCCAGCACAAACCCTTGGCTGTATGTGGACTCGGAGGACCCAGTGACAGACTATACCACAGGGGTCCTCAGCACCAGGGTCATACCTTCATCATACATCCTGGCTATGCTGGTGGGTATCCCCGCCAACGTCTACATTCTGACCTTCCTCAGACTCAAAACAAAGTCCTTGTCCACAGTTGTTCTTTACCTGAACCTGGCCTTGTCcgacctgctgctgctgctctctctggcGCTGCGTGTTCACTACCACTTCAACGGGAATAACTGGATATTTGGGGAAATCTCCTGCCGGTTTATCACAGCCTTGTTTTATGGCAATGTTTATAGTTCAGCTCAAACTATAGCTTGCATCAGTCTGAAGCGCTACCTGGCTGTGGTCAGACCGTTTTTGTACAGAAGGCTGGCTAAGACTACGCTGGCAGTGTGGACGTGCTTGGTTGTCTGGTTCCTGTTCGGCGCTGCCATTGTGCCTGAGCTCCTGGTCAGGCAGAGCTACCACGTTACCCAGCTGGAAGTCACCACCTGCCATGATGTACTTCCCCTAGAAGAAAAATCCCATTCCGTGCTGGTGCCATACAGGCTGATGATGGTTTGTCTGGGCTTCATAGTGCCCTTCCTGATTTGCATCTATGCCCATGTGGCAGTAGTATACCACCTAGGGCAATCTCGTTGTGACTGGAAACCTTTTATCAGGGTCAGCACTCTAGTTTTCATCATCTTTGCGGTGTGTTTTTTGCCAAGTGGTATCCTGCATATCGCCCACTACATCCGCCTGTTTTCCAGTGGGGATGACAGACTGTATGGATACTACAGAGTAGCGGCGTGTCTCTGCTGCTTCCATAGTTGTCTGGATCCCTTCCTGTGTATGCTCATTTCAAAGATGGCAGCTTCAGAACTACAATTCATCTCCCTCCGCGGGATACCTCAGAGGTCAACTGTTATGACGTGA